One window of Burkholderia cepacia GG4 genomic DNA carries:
- a CDS encoding PLP-dependent aminotransferase family protein, whose product MARTARIVEIPSLGALDRAAGDLSRQLAQALRDAVRRGDVRPGDTLPSTRLLAASLQVARGTVVDAYAQLVAEGFLESRGGAGTRVANALAEPPPAGEPPAARRRDARAGLPEPAATFARIASEFRPLPAVPFAISVPVGLTAPDDIWRRLGNRLRARGAGAPSGYADPQGALPLREAIADYVRRSRSVRCSADQVVITSGTQQGLHLASQVLLGADDRAWVENPAYRGITALLESTGRCDAMVRVPVDADGIDVEAGIRLAPNARAAFVTPSHQYPLGMPMSMARRTALLGWARTHCAWVVEDDYDSELRYEGYPFPSLQGLDPECVVYLGTFSKILFPSLRLGYVIAPDDLVPAFCGARALMDRHAPTADQHVLAAFIADGHLDRHIRRVRGVYAEQRALLIDTLGARLPRELAWVQPGDQGMHVVLWLAAGIDDLDVVTRAAQAGVAVRAVSPMFAPGTARPGLVLGFGGFDRARMEAAAQRLADVVGEAAASNLSEETRLRLRPKVVRRQQT is encoded by the coding sequence ATGGCCAGAACCGCCCGGATCGTCGAAATCCCGTCGCTCGGCGCGCTCGACCGCGCGGCCGGTGACCTGAGCCGCCAGCTCGCGCAGGCGTTGCGGGACGCGGTGCGCCGCGGCGATGTGCGCCCCGGCGACACGTTGCCGTCGACGCGGCTGCTGGCGGCGTCGCTCCAGGTCGCGCGCGGCACCGTCGTCGACGCGTATGCGCAGCTCGTCGCCGAAGGTTTCCTGGAATCGCGCGGCGGCGCCGGCACGCGGGTCGCGAACGCGCTGGCCGAGCCGCCACCGGCTGGTGAACCACCCGCCGCCCGCCGGCGCGACGCACGCGCCGGCCTGCCCGAGCCGGCCGCGACGTTCGCGCGGATCGCCAGCGAATTCCGGCCGCTGCCGGCCGTGCCGTTCGCGATCTCGGTGCCGGTCGGGCTCACCGCGCCCGACGACATCTGGCGCCGGCTCGGCAATCGCCTGCGTGCCCGCGGTGCCGGTGCGCCGTCCGGTTATGCCGATCCGCAAGGCGCGTTGCCGCTGCGCGAAGCGATCGCCGATTACGTGCGCCGGTCGCGCTCGGTGCGTTGCAGCGCCGATCAGGTCGTGATCACGAGCGGCACGCAGCAAGGGCTGCACCTCGCGAGCCAGGTGCTGCTCGGCGCCGACGATCGCGCATGGGTCGAGAATCCGGCCTATCGCGGCATCACCGCGCTGCTCGAGAGCACCGGGCGGTGCGACGCGATGGTCCGCGTGCCGGTCGACGCGGACGGCATCGACGTCGAGGCCGGCATCCGCCTTGCGCCGAACGCGCGCGCGGCGTTCGTCACGCCGTCGCACCAGTACCCGCTCGGCATGCCGATGAGCATGGCGCGGCGCACCGCGCTGCTCGGCTGGGCGCGCACGCACTGCGCGTGGGTGGTCGAGGACGATTACGACAGCGAGCTGCGCTACGAAGGCTATCCGTTCCCCTCGCTGCAGGGGCTCGACCCCGAGTGCGTGGTCTATCTCGGCACCTTCAGCAAGATCCTGTTTCCGTCGCTGCGGCTCGGCTACGTGATCGCGCCCGACGATCTCGTGCCCGCATTCTGCGGCGCGCGTGCGCTGATGGATCGCCATGCGCCGACCGCCGATCAGCACGTGCTCGCCGCGTTCATCGCGGACGGGCATCTCGACCGCCACATTCGCCGCGTGCGCGGCGTCTACGCGGAACAGCGCGCGCTGCTGATCGACACGCTCGGCGCGCGCCTGCCGCGCGAACTCGCATGGGTTCAGCCGGGCGATCAGGGCATGCACGTCGTACTGTGGCTCGCGGCAGGGATCGACGATCTCGACGTGGTGACCCGCGCCGCGCAGGCGGGCGTCGCGGTGCGCGCGGTATCGCCGATGTTCGCGCCGGGCACCGCGCGTCCGGGGCTCGTGCTCGGGTTCGGCGGGTTCGATCGCGCGCGGATGGAAGCGGCCGCGCAGCGGCTCGCGGATGTGGTCGGCGAAGCGGCCGCCAGCAATTTGTCGGAAGAAACGCGGTTGCGCCTGCGACCAAAGGTTGTCCGCAGGCAACAAACGTAA
- a CDS encoding penicillin-binding protein 1A has translation MNRFVPFLRDLWLRCRAGARALGAGAWHHLRHPTRRGVALTLAAIPLLGLLVMLAFIPFTPSIGDIRKARIDRPARVLSADGQLIAEFRPVNREWVPLKQISPHLVDALIATEDHRFYVHHGIDWRRTLAAGLHTFSGSRQGGSTITQQLARNLYPDEVGRAPTLTRKMKELITAFKIETVYSKDEILETYLNTVPFLYNAYGVEMAARTYFGKSADQLDIVESATLVGMLKGNSYYNPVLNPERAVQRRNIVLDRMAAMGMLSPRQLAQLQRRPLRVDFEPQTAQPGPAPHFAVQLRKWLIAWADRNNYDLYADGLVVRTTLDAQLQDMATQALTIQTDRLQAVADSAWHNPSGCGLRNDLFRSFIRQTPDYRAARDAGLADTAALKQLGANRTFMRALCERKTQVQAGFVAIDPRNGAIRAWVGSPDFGSEPFDHVVQARRQPGSTFKPFVYGAAFADGMRPGDTFVDRPVAIPIDGHTVWHPTDEEPPTGEPMTLRDALALSRNRITAQVMQREGAAKVAQLARAMGVRDSPLDAVPSLALGTSPVTLKEMVSAYGTIANRGVYVAPQMITRIEDRDGKVLASFGSTPPERALPAAAAQTLVDVMRGVVDYGTGADIRSRYGIRIDVAGKTGTTQDNTDGWFILMHPQLVAGAWVGFDDGSVTLRSDYWGAGAHSALPIVGSFYDAALRAGAIDPRVQFSPDFRPHRAPAPAPKRRPQPGLFDWLKIFR, from the coding sequence GTGAATCGCTTCGTGCCGTTTCTTCGTGACCTCTGGCTTCGCTGCCGTGCCGGCGCCCGCGCGCTGGGCGCCGGCGCGTGGCATCACCTGCGCCATCCGACGCGCCGCGGCGTTGCGCTGACGCTCGCCGCGATCCCTTTGCTGGGCCTGCTGGTCATGCTCGCGTTCATCCCGTTCACGCCGAGCATCGGCGACATCCGCAAGGCGCGCATCGACCGTCCCGCGCGCGTGCTGTCGGCCGACGGCCAGCTGATCGCCGAGTTCCGGCCCGTCAACCGCGAATGGGTGCCGCTCAAGCAGATCTCGCCGCACCTGGTCGACGCGCTGATCGCGACCGAGGACCACCGCTTCTACGTCCATCACGGCATCGACTGGCGTCGCACGCTCGCGGCCGGGCTGCATACGTTCTCGGGCAGCCGCCAGGGCGGCTCGACGATCACGCAGCAGCTCGCGCGCAACCTGTATCCGGACGAAGTCGGGCGCGCGCCGACGCTCACGCGCAAGATGAAGGAGCTGATCACCGCATTCAAGATCGAGACGGTGTACAGCAAGGACGAGATTCTCGAGACCTACCTGAATACCGTGCCGTTCCTGTACAACGCGTACGGCGTCGAAATGGCCGCACGCACCTATTTCGGCAAATCGGCGGACCAGCTCGACATCGTCGAAAGCGCGACGCTCGTCGGCATGCTGAAGGGCAACAGCTACTACAACCCGGTGCTGAACCCCGAGCGCGCGGTACAGCGCCGCAACATCGTGCTCGACCGGATGGCGGCGATGGGCATGCTGTCGCCGCGGCAGCTCGCGCAATTGCAGCGCCGGCCGCTGCGCGTCGACTTCGAGCCGCAGACGGCGCAGCCCGGCCCCGCCCCCCACTTCGCGGTGCAGTTGCGCAAGTGGCTGATCGCGTGGGCCGACCGCAACAACTACGATCTCTACGCCGACGGACTCGTCGTGCGCACGACGCTCGATGCGCAGTTGCAGGACATGGCGACGCAAGCGCTCACGATTCAAACCGATCGCCTGCAGGCGGTCGCCGACAGCGCGTGGCACAACCCGTCCGGCTGCGGGCTGCGCAACGACCTGTTCCGCAGCTTCATCCGGCAGACGCCCGACTATCGCGCGGCGCGCGACGCGGGGCTCGCCGATACGGCGGCGCTGAAGCAGCTCGGCGCGAATCGCACGTTCATGCGCGCGTTGTGCGAGCGCAAGACGCAGGTACAGGCCGGTTTCGTCGCGATCGATCCGCGCAACGGCGCGATCCGTGCGTGGGTCGGCAGCCCCGATTTCGGCAGCGAGCCGTTCGATCACGTCGTGCAGGCGCGGCGCCAGCCGGGCTCGACGTTCAAGCCGTTCGTCTATGGCGCGGCCTTCGCGGACGGCATGCGGCCGGGCGATACGTTCGTCGATCGCCCCGTCGCAATCCCGATCGACGGGCACACGGTCTGGCATCCGACCGATGAGGAGCCGCCAACCGGCGAGCCGATGACGCTGCGCGACGCGCTCGCGCTGTCGCGCAACCGCATCACCGCGCAGGTGATGCAGCGCGAAGGCGCGGCCAAGGTCGCGCAACTCGCTCGCGCGATGGGCGTGCGCGACAGCCCGCTCGACGCGGTGCCGTCGCTCGCGCTCGGCACGAGCCCCGTCACGCTGAAGGAGATGGTGTCCGCGTACGGTACGATCGCGAACCGCGGCGTGTACGTCGCGCCGCAGATGATCACGCGCATCGAGGATCGCGACGGCAAGGTGCTCGCCTCGTTCGGCAGCACGCCGCCCGAACGCGCGCTGCCGGCGGCGGCGGCGCAGACGCTGGTGGACGTGATGCGCGGCGTCGTCGATTACGGGACCGGTGCCGACATCCGCTCGCGCTACGGGATTCGCATCGACGTCGCGGGCAAGACCGGCACGACGCAGGACAACACGGACGGCTGGTTCATCCTGATGCACCCGCAACTGGTGGCCGGCGCGTGGGTCGGCTTCGACGACGGCAGCGTGACGCTGCGCAGCGACTACTGGGGAGCAGGCGCACATAGCGCATTGCCGATCGTCGGCTCGTTCTACGATGCGGCGCTGCGCGCAGGCGCGATCGACCCGCGTGTGCAGTTCTCGCCCGACTTCCGGCCGCACCGTGCACCGGCGCCGGCACCGAAGCGGCGTCCGCAGCCCGGCCTGTTCGACTGGCTGAAAATTTTCCGCTGA
- a CDS encoding thioredoxin family protein — protein sequence MLPRLKTAALVIALAAMAGLAAFAGTRDDAGMAASPAGTPAPDFTGIDRWHNSAPLKLDQLRGKVVLVDFWTYSCINCIHTIPYVNEWYRKYRDQGLVVVGVHTPEYPFERDAKNVADALKRFGIQYPVAQDNRYDTWRAYGNQYWPALYLIDANGKVVYTRYGEGGYDKTEAAIRGALAQAGEGTKGTTRTE from the coding sequence ATGCTGCCCAGACTCAAGACCGCCGCCCTCGTCATCGCCCTCGCCGCCATGGCCGGGCTCGCCGCGTTCGCCGGCACCCGCGACGACGCGGGCATGGCGGCCTCGCCGGCCGGCACGCCGGCACCCGACTTCACCGGCATCGACCGCTGGCACAACAGCGCGCCGCTCAAGCTCGACCAGTTGCGCGGCAAGGTCGTGCTGGTCGATTTCTGGACGTACTCGTGCATCAACTGCATTCATACGATTCCGTACGTGAACGAGTGGTACCGGAAATATCGCGACCAGGGGCTCGTCGTGGTCGGCGTGCACACGCCCGAGTATCCGTTCGAACGCGACGCGAAGAACGTCGCCGACGCGCTCAAGCGCTTCGGCATCCAGTATCCGGTCGCGCAGGACAACCGCTACGACACGTGGCGCGCGTACGGCAACCAGTACTGGCCCGCGCTGTACCTGATCGACGCGAACGGGAAGGTTGTGTACACGCGGTATGGCGAGGGCGGGTATGACAAGACGGAAGCGGCGATTCGCGGGGCGCTGGCGCAGGCGGGTGAAGGAACCAAGGGGACGACGCGCACGGAGTAG
- a CDS encoding FMN-binding negative transcriptional regulator, with the protein MYVPADFAESRPDVLHELIVQHPFGSLVTHGTSGLDANHLPFELLPGDGGLGELHAHVARANPVWQTIANGDEVLVIFRAGDAYISPNWYPSKHVAHRQVPTWNYVVVHAHGRITVRDDEKFVRGVVARLTRTHEASQPAPWKMADAPKDYLDTMLQSIVGLQIEITRLVGKRKLGQNKAVDDIRGAGDALIADGSVAIGEAMLAEADAKHK; encoded by the coding sequence ATGTATGTCCCCGCCGATTTCGCCGAATCCCGCCCCGACGTGCTGCACGAGCTGATCGTCCAGCATCCGTTCGGCAGCCTGGTCACGCACGGGACGAGCGGGCTCGACGCGAACCACCTGCCGTTCGAACTGCTGCCGGGCGACGGCGGCCTCGGCGAGCTGCATGCGCACGTCGCCCGCGCGAATCCGGTCTGGCAGACGATCGCGAACGGCGACGAGGTGCTCGTGATCTTCCGTGCCGGCGACGCGTACATCTCGCCGAACTGGTACCCGAGCAAGCACGTCGCGCACCGCCAGGTGCCGACGTGGAACTACGTGGTCGTGCACGCGCACGGCCGCATCACGGTGCGCGACGACGAGAAGTTCGTGCGCGGCGTGGTCGCGCGGCTGACGCGCACGCACGAGGCGTCGCAGCCGGCGCCGTGGAAGATGGCCGACGCGCCGAAGGACTATCTCGACACGATGCTGCAGTCGATCGTCGGGCTGCAGATCGAGATCACGCGGCTGGTCGGCAAGCGCAAGCTCGGGCAGAACAAGGCAGTCGACGATATCCGCGGCGCGGGCGACGCGCTGATCGCGGACGGGAGCGTCGCGATCGGGGAGGCGATGCTGGCGGAGGCCGATGCGAAGCACAAGTAG